The nucleotide sequence TTTTCGGTGCCATGAATGTTGGCGTTGCTCCTCCACCTGAACGAGCACCACCGCCCCAAGGAACAGAAGGTTTTTCTTTTACTTCCGTTTCAATCAGATCAGCAGGGATCTCAGCGATAAAACGCGATTCCGGATTCGTCGTTGTGCGGCCATAAAGAGTACGCATTCTAGCATTTGTTAAGAAAAGCTCTTCTTCTGCACGCGTGATTCCAACGTATGCCAGACGGCGCTCTTCTTCCATCTCGTTTTCTTCAAAAAGAGCACGGCTATGCGGGAACACGCCTTCTTCAAGCCCCATTAAGAAAACAACCGGGAACTCCAAACCTTTTGCAGAGTGAAGCGTCATAAGCACAACCGATTCCTTCGGCTTATCATCTGCTGCATCTTCATCAAGCTTATCGATATCCGCAACAAGTGCTAAGTCTGTTAAGAAAGCGATCAGCGATTTGTCTTCCTGCTTCTTTTCAAAGTCTTGCGTTACGGAAATAAATTCATCGATATTCTCTAAACGGCTTTGTGCTTCAATCGTTTTCTCCGCTTTAAGTGCGTCGCGATAACCTGTCTTCGTTAACACTTCTTCCGTGAGTTCTGTCACAGAAAGATATTCCTGCTGGCGCGTCCAGTTCGTTACAAACTCAGAAAACTCTCTTAAAGAGTTCGTTGCACGGGCACTTAGACCGATCTGCTCAACTTCTTGGAGAGCTTGATACATGGATAGGTCATTGTTCGCTGCATATTGCACCACTTTATCCATGGATGAAGCACCGATTCCGCGTTTTGGTACATTCACGATACGCTGAAGTGAAATGTCATCGTCAGGATTCGAAATAAGACGCAGGTATGCAAGGATGTCTTTGATCTCTTTTCTGTCATAGAACTTTGTGCCGCCGACGATGTTGTAAGGAATGTTCGACTTGATCAAAACTTCCTCGATAACACGGGACTGGGCATTCGTTCGATACAGGATCGCGATGTCATTATAAGAACGTTTGCCAGAAGTTACAGCTTCACGAATCTTGCCTGTTACATAGTAGCTCTCGCCTTGCTCATCGTCACCTTGGTAATACGTGATGCTAGCGCCATCCGTATTGTCTGTCCAAAGATTCTTCGGCTTACGATTCATGTTGTTTTCGATTACTTTGTTTGCAGCTTGAAGAATCTTTTTCGTAGAACGATAGTTTTGCTCTAATAAAATGACTTCAGCATCATTGTAGTCTTTTTCAAAGGATAGAATGTTCGCGATATCCGCACCGCGCCAGCCGTAGATCGACTGATCGGAGTCACCTACAACACAAAGGTTGCGGAATCGGTCTGCAAGCATCTTAACGAGCATATATTGCGCGCGGTTCGTATCTTGATACTCATCCACGTGAATATATTGAAACTTGCGCTGGTAAAACTCGAGCACTTCAGGAACCTTCGCAAAAAGGTGGATCGTCGTCATGATTAGGTCGTCAAAATCCAAGGCTTGATTTTTTCTTAGACGCTTTTCATAGCCTTCATAAACTTCACTCACAACACCTTCAAAATGGCCGTTCGCCACCTTTGCAAAATCCGCTGACGTTTTCAGTTCATTTTTTAAGGATGAAATGGCACTTAAGATTCCGCGAGGCTCGTACTTTTTCGGATCATAATTCAAATCTTTCAATACCGCTTTTACAACAGACAATTGATCTGTCGCATCTAAAATCGTAAAGTTACGATTAATTCCGATTCGATCGATGTCGCGGCGTAAAATACGAACACACATAGAGTGGAACGTAGAAATCCAGATTTCTTCTGCTACTGGTCCAGTGATCTTAGCGACCCTTTCCTTCATCTCTCTTGCTGCTTTATTCGTAAATGTGATCGCCAAGATGTTCCACGGTGCCACTTCTTTTTCCATCATTAAATAAGCGATACGATGAGTTAACACTCTCGTCTTGCCGCTTCCCGCACCAGCCATCAGCAACAATGGCCCGTCTGTATGTTTTACCGCTGCTTTTTGCTCAGGATTCAGTCCTGTTAATAGCTTTTCAATCATTTGATGCATACTCATTTTCACTTCACCGCCCGAACATATATTCTTATTTTATTTATTTTCACTCATTTTTGAGATTTTATCAACTTTTACCCTTAACGGCTTTAACCGTTTCAATAGCTGCGTTTAGATCGTCATAGATGATATTCCCGACTACTACCGTGTCAGCGAATTCTGCCATTTCACCCGCTTGTTCAGCTGATGTGATTCCGCCTCCATAATATAAAACAGCATCTTCAAGCACGTTCTTCACTTTTTTTACGATATTAACATCACCATACGTACCGCTGTATTCCAAATAAAAGATCGGAAGCTTGAACATTTTCTCGGCCATGCGGGCATATGCTACAACATCATCTTCCGAGAGACTTGTGTCAGCACTCGATCGCTCAGCTGCCGTACAATCCGGGTTTAAGATGCAATAACCTTCTGTAATAATCTCGTCCCAGTTCATGATGTCACCGAACTCTTTTAAAGCTTCTGTGTGAAGACCTGTTATAAAGTTAGCATCCTTCGCATTTAATACGGTAGGTATATAGTAAAAATCGAATCCTGGTGTTAGTGATTCAATGTTGGATACTTCAAGCACACAAGGAACCGCATATCTGCGGATGCGCGACATAAGG is from Fictibacillus sp. b24 and encodes:
- the pcrA gene encoding DNA helicase PcrA, whose product is MHQMIEKLLTGLNPEQKAAVKHTDGPLLLMAGAGSGKTRVLTHRIAYLMMEKEVAPWNILAITFTNKAAREMKERVAKITGPVAEEIWISTFHSMCVRILRRDIDRIGINRNFTILDATDQLSVVKAVLKDLNYDPKKYEPRGILSAISSLKNELKTSADFAKVANGHFEGVVSEVYEGYEKRLRKNQALDFDDLIMTTIHLFAKVPEVLEFYQRKFQYIHVDEYQDTNRAQYMLVKMLADRFRNLCVVGDSDQSIYGWRGADIANILSFEKDYNDAEVILLEQNYRSTKKILQAANKVIENNMNRKPKNLWTDNTDGASITYYQGDDEQGESYYVTGKIREAVTSGKRSYNDIAILYRTNAQSRVIEEVLIKSNIPYNIVGGTKFYDRKEIKDILAYLRLISNPDDDISLQRIVNVPKRGIGASSMDKVVQYAANNDLSMYQALQEVEQIGLSARATNSLREFSEFVTNWTRQQEYLSVTELTEEVLTKTGYRDALKAEKTIEAQSRLENIDEFISVTQDFEKKQEDKSLIAFLTDLALVADIDKLDEDAADDKPKESVVLMTLHSAKGLEFPVVFLMGLEEGVFPHSRALFEENEMEEERRLAYVGITRAEEELFLTNARMRTLYGRTTTNPESRFIAEIPADLIETEVKEKPSVPWGGGARSGGGATPTFMAPKKKMVTPVYQSSGGEKLEWRVGDKVKHRKWETGTVVSMRGEGDSLELDIAFPQPVGVKRLLAKFAPIEKA
- a CDS encoding heptaprenylglyceryl phosphate synthase, which translates into the protein MFDYRKWKHVFKLDPDKEISESDLELICESGTDAVIVGGSLGVTLDNTLDLMSRIRRYAVPCVLEVSNIESLTPGFDFYYIPTVLNAKDANFITGLHTEALKEFGDIMNWDEIITEGYCILNPDCTAAERSSADTSLSEDDVVAYARMAEKMFKLPIFYLEYSGTYGDVNIVKKVKNVLEDAVLYYGGGITSAEQAGEMAEFADTVVVGNIIYDDLNAAIETVKAVKGKS